A genomic region of Luteibacter aegosomatissinici contains the following coding sequences:
- a CDS encoding multifunctional CCA addition/repair protein: protein MQIYLVGGAVRDQLLGRPVVDRDWVVVGATPEQMLAAGYRAVGKDFPVFLHGDSKEEYALARTERKTGRGYHGFAFHADPTVTVEQDLERRDLTINAIAQHEDGRLVDPYGGVADIEARLLRHVSDAFVEDPVRLLRVARFAARYAPLGFAVADETMELMRHMVANGEVDHLVPERVWAETRKALAEPAPEVFVRVLRESGALRVLFPEVDALYGVPQRPEFHPEVDTGVHIEMVLQAAAMLAPGDALVGYCALTHDLGKALTPADVLPRHIMHEQRGIEPVRDMSARLKVPAEYAFMAEMVCKHHLNAHMAFELKASTILRLLDALGALRRPERLETFLLACMADKRGRLGHGDAPYPQADYLRACRAAAAAITSKPFVDQGLQGPAIGEAMKKAQTAAIAAVDRNP, encoded by the coding sequence ATGCAGATTTACCTCGTCGGCGGTGCCGTCCGTGACCAGTTGCTCGGCCGCCCGGTCGTCGATCGCGACTGGGTGGTGGTCGGCGCCACGCCCGAGCAAATGCTCGCGGCGGGGTATCGCGCGGTCGGAAAGGATTTCCCGGTGTTCCTGCATGGGGACAGCAAGGAGGAGTACGCACTCGCCCGTACCGAGCGCAAGACAGGCCGCGGGTACCACGGCTTCGCCTTTCATGCCGATCCCACGGTAACCGTCGAGCAGGACCTGGAACGCCGCGACCTCACCATCAACGCCATCGCGCAGCATGAGGATGGTCGGCTGGTGGACCCGTATGGCGGGGTCGCGGATATCGAGGCGCGCCTGCTGCGCCATGTCTCGGACGCCTTCGTGGAAGACCCGGTGCGCCTGCTGCGCGTCGCACGCTTTGCCGCGCGCTATGCCCCGTTGGGCTTCGCGGTGGCGGACGAAACCATGGAGCTCATGCGCCACATGGTCGCGAACGGCGAGGTGGATCACCTCGTGCCCGAACGCGTGTGGGCCGAAACGCGCAAGGCGCTCGCCGAACCTGCGCCGGAGGTGTTCGTACGCGTACTTCGCGAATCCGGCGCGCTGCGCGTGCTCTTTCCTGAAGTCGATGCGCTTTACGGCGTGCCGCAACGGCCGGAGTTCCATCCCGAGGTCGATACCGGCGTGCATATCGAAATGGTGCTGCAGGCAGCGGCCATGCTGGCGCCGGGTGATGCGCTGGTCGGCTACTGCGCACTCACGCACGACCTGGGCAAGGCGCTCACGCCTGCCGATGTCCTGCCACGACACATCATGCATGAGCAACGCGGCATCGAGCCGGTGCGCGACATGTCGGCGCGGCTGAAGGTCCCTGCCGAATACGCATTCATGGCGGAGATGGTCTGCAAACATCACCTCAACGCGCACATGGCGTTCGAGCTGAAGGCCTCGACCATCCTGCGGCTGCTGGACGCACTGGGTGCATTGCGCCGCCCGGAACGGCTGGAAACCTTCCTGCTGGCGTGCATGGCTGACAAGCGCGGGCGGCTCGGTCACGGCGATGCACCGTACCCGCAGGCCGATTACCTGCGCGCGTGCCGCGCTGCCGCCGCCGCCATCACCTCAAAACCCTTCGTCGACCAGGGCCTGCAGGGCCCGGCGATCGGCGAGGCGATGAAGAAAGCCCAGACCGCCGCCATCGCCGCGGTCGACAGGAACCCGTAG
- a CDS encoding class I SAM-dependent methyltransferase codes for MTDRLPEPGADERAHSEHLSGLLREEIAAHGPMPFSRFMERCLYTPGLGYYSAGKAKFGAEGDFVTAPELGTLFARCVVRAFEPVLASLGPDADFLEIGGGSGAFAEAALRALDAAGKLPRRFMILEPSADLRERQHARLHANLPPDVAKRAVWLDAPLEEPWDGVIFANEVIDALPTTRFTTRDGEVYEEYVVLDGEGRFMRTDRPADVLVNGAVRHLERDLGREFEAGYRTEVLPQLPYWIQAVAGTLRRGAMLFADYGYVRSEYYQPGRSDGTLRAFYRHRAHGDAFFLPGLQDLTASVDFTALAEAGNSAGFGVAAYMPQAQFLIAAGMQAFFEDDYLALTDEAARYRLAQEVKKLTLPDQMGERFQVMLFAKDIDPSALPEGVMAADQGARL; via the coding sequence ATGACTGATCGCCTTCCCGAACCCGGCGCGGACGAGCGCGCCCACTCCGAACACCTTTCCGGTCTCCTTCGCGAAGAGATCGCCGCGCACGGTCCCATGCCGTTCTCGCGCTTCATGGAGCGCTGCCTGTACACGCCCGGGCTGGGCTATTACAGCGCGGGCAAGGCCAAGTTCGGCGCGGAGGGCGATTTCGTCACGGCGCCTGAGCTGGGCACCTTGTTCGCCCGCTGCGTTGTTCGGGCCTTTGAACCCGTGCTGGCATCGCTCGGCCCGGACGCCGATTTCCTCGAGATAGGCGGTGGCAGCGGCGCGTTCGCCGAGGCTGCCTTGCGCGCGCTCGATGCCGCGGGCAAGCTGCCGCGGCGCTTCATGATCCTTGAACCGAGTGCCGACCTGCGCGAGCGCCAGCACGCACGGTTGCACGCCAACCTGCCGCCCGATGTAGCGAAGCGGGCCGTGTGGCTGGATGCCCCGTTGGAAGAACCCTGGGATGGCGTGATCTTCGCGAACGAAGTGATCGATGCGCTGCCGACCACGCGCTTCACCACCCGCGACGGCGAGGTGTACGAGGAGTACGTGGTGCTGGATGGCGAGGGCCGCTTCATGCGCACCGACCGCCCGGCCGACGTGCTGGTGAACGGTGCCGTTCGCCACCTGGAGCGTGACCTGGGCCGCGAGTTCGAGGCTGGCTACCGCACCGAAGTGCTTCCCCAGCTCCCGTACTGGATCCAGGCGGTGGCGGGCACGCTGCGCCGTGGTGCCATGCTGTTCGCCGACTACGGCTATGTCCGTAGCGAGTATTACCAGCCCGGTCGCAGCGATGGCACGCTTCGCGCGTTCTATCGCCACCGCGCGCACGGCGATGCGTTCTTCCTCCCGGGTTTGCAGGACCTCACCGCGTCAGTGGATTTCACCGCACTGGCCGAGGCGGGCAATAGTGCGGGGTTCGGCGTAGCGGCCTACATGCCGCAGGCGCAGTTCCTGATCGCTGCCGGCATGCAGGCGTTCTTCGAAGACGATTACCTCGCGCTCACTGACGAAGCCGCGCGCTACCGGCTGGCGCAGGAAGTGAAGAAGCTCACGCTACCCGACCAGATGGGTGAGCGTTTCCAGGTGATGCTGTTCGCCAAGGATATCGACCCGTCGGCCTTGCCCGAGGGTGTGATGGCAGCCGATCAGGGCGCGCGCCTGTAG
- a CDS encoding TonB-dependent receptor has protein sequence MKPVRLAIAIAFALSAFAAHAADDAVTPQKATNLGEVDVTAKLDEARNSLSPDTGSSQYVIDRQTIQALPLGDSTPLNQVILQAPGVVQDSFGQLHVRGDHANLQYRVNGVVIPESIGGFGQTLDARMIENVKLLTGALPAQYGDRTAAVVDITTRSQKQDGIGGSVGITGGQFGTLNPNATLFGREGKWSFFLTANYLENDVGIENPTSSRKAIHDHTNQVKTFGDLSYLINDDTRLSFMFGATNNRFEIPNNPGQDAQFGYLDVTNFDSSQLNERQQEKTRFGILSLQGKLGSTAYQVSAGQRYSGLDFTPDDIGDLMFNGVASDVRRSNRADTLQADFSTPLGDSHTLRYGIYGSFERANATNNSLVFPADADGNQTSTTPLNILDTSRILARTYAAYLQDEWSIGSQWTVNYGLRADKFNAFKPESQLSPRLGVVYQPTDSTTIHAGYSRYFTPPATESITPTAIAKFVGTTNALADNGNDLPLAERSSYYDVGISQKFGDAWTVGLDSYRRNVQRLQDEGQFGAAVVYSTFNYDQGKIKGDELTVNYDGGALTAYFNFSYNRAVGKRVITSQYNFSPDDLAYIYDHYIHLDHDQKYTSSGGVSYAFGEGTRVGADYLFGSGLRSDGIVPNGDHLPAYFQLNLSVAHDFNLTPIGATHAQLALVNALDRTYEIRDGSGIGVGAPQFGPRRGVFLSLQQDF, from the coding sequence ATGAAGCCTGTGCGTCTTGCGATTGCGATCGCGTTTGCCCTTTCCGCCTTTGCCGCCCACGCCGCCGATGATGCGGTGACCCCGCAAAAAGCCACGAACCTTGGCGAGGTGGATGTCACCGCCAAGCTGGACGAGGCGCGCAACAGCCTTTCCCCCGATACGGGTAGCAGCCAGTACGTGATCGATCGCCAGACGATCCAGGCGCTTCCGCTGGGCGATTCCACCCCGTTGAACCAGGTGATCCTGCAAGCGCCAGGCGTGGTCCAGGACAGCTTCGGCCAGCTGCATGTGCGCGGCGACCACGCCAACCTGCAGTACCGCGTGAACGGGGTGGTGATCCCGGAGAGCATCGGCGGCTTTGGCCAGACGCTCGATGCACGCATGATCGAGAACGTGAAGCTCCTGACCGGCGCGCTTCCAGCGCAGTACGGCGACCGCACCGCCGCCGTGGTGGATATCACCACGCGCTCGCAGAAGCAGGATGGCATCGGTGGCAGCGTCGGCATCACGGGTGGCCAGTTCGGTACGCTGAACCCGAACGCCACGCTTTTTGGCCGCGAAGGCAAGTGGAGCTTCTTCCTCACGGCCAACTATCTTGAGAACGATGTCGGTATCGAAAACCCGACCTCAAGCCGCAAGGCGATCCACGATCACACCAACCAGGTGAAGACGTTTGGTGACCTGTCGTACCTGATCAATGACGATACCCGCCTGAGCTTCATGTTCGGGGCGACGAACAACCGCTTCGAGATTCCGAATAATCCGGGCCAGGATGCGCAGTTCGGTTACCTCGATGTCACCAACTTCGATTCGTCACAGCTGAACGAGCGCCAGCAGGAAAAGACCCGCTTCGGCATCCTGAGCCTGCAGGGCAAGCTTGGTAGCACCGCGTACCAGGTCTCCGCCGGCCAGCGCTACAGCGGCCTGGACTTCACGCCGGATGATATCGGTGACCTGATGTTCAACGGCGTCGCCTCGGATGTGCGCCGCTCCAACCGCGCCGACACCCTGCAGGCGGATTTCTCCACGCCGCTGGGCGATAGCCACACCTTGCGCTACGGCATCTACGGTTCGTTCGAGCGCGCTAATGCCACGAACAACTCGCTGGTATTCCCGGCCGATGCCGACGGCAACCAGACCTCGACCACGCCGCTGAACATCCTCGATACCAGCCGTATCCTTGCGCGGACGTACGCTGCGTACTTGCAGGATGAATGGAGCATCGGCTCGCAGTGGACGGTGAACTACGGCCTGCGCGCCGACAAGTTCAATGCGTTCAAGCCGGAAAGCCAGCTGAGCCCGCGCCTTGGCGTAGTGTACCAGCCGACCGACAGCACCACCATCCACGCGGGCTACTCGCGTTACTTCACGCCGCCGGCAACGGAATCGATCACGCCCACTGCGATCGCCAAGTTCGTGGGCACCACCAATGCCCTTGCCGATAATGGCAATGACCTGCCGCTGGCCGAGCGCTCCAGCTATTACGACGTGGGTATCTCGCAGAAGTTCGGTGATGCATGGACGGTAGGCCTCGACAGCTACCGCCGTAACGTGCAGCGCCTGCAGGATGAAGGCCAGTTTGGCGCGGCCGTGGTGTACTCCACGTTCAACTACGACCAGGGCAAGATCAAGGGCGATGAGCTGACCGTCAATTACGACGGCGGCGCGCTCACCGCGTACTTCAACTTCTCGTACAACCGTGCGGTGGGCAAGCGCGTCATCACCAGCCAGTACAACTTCTCGCCCGATGACCTGGCCTACATCTACGACCACTACATCCATCTCGACCACGACCAGAAGTACACCTCGTCCGGTGGCGTGAGCTATGCCTTTGGCGAAGGTACCCGCGTGGGTGCGGATTATCTCTTCGGCTCGGGCCTGCGTAGCGACGGCATCGTGCCGAACGGCGATCACCTGCCGGCGTATTTCCAGCTGAACCTCAGCGTGGCGCACGACTTCAACCTGACCCCGATCGGCGCAACGCACGCGCAGCTGGCCCTGGTCAATGCGTTGGATCGCACGTACGAAATCCGCGATGGGTCCGGCATCGGCGTCGGTGCCCCGCAGTTCGGCCCCCGCCGTGGCGTGTTCCTTTCGCTGCAGCAGGACTTCTAA
- a CDS encoding pteridine reductase codes for MSQPPVILITGGARRVGAVICRRLHAAGCNIALHYRSSADAAEALASELNAARPDSVALFSGALDNPATPDHLIGDVLAVFGRLNGLVNNASAFYPTPIGHTTQAQWDDLFAANARAPFFLSQAAAPALREAKGAIVNIVDIYAERPLAGHTVYVMAKAALAMLTQSLAKELAPEVRVNAVAPGAILWPESGKPEEAAEALIAKTPLARKGEPEDVAEAVRWLMLDAHYTTGQVIHVDGGRTLTI; via the coding sequence ATGAGCCAGCCACCGGTCATCCTCATCACGGGCGGCGCACGCCGCGTCGGTGCCGTCATATGCCGGCGCCTGCACGCCGCGGGGTGCAACATCGCGCTGCATTACCGCAGTTCGGCCGATGCAGCCGAAGCGTTGGCCAGCGAACTCAACGCCGCCCGTCCCGACAGCGTCGCGCTGTTTTCCGGGGCGCTGGATAACCCCGCCACGCCTGACCACCTGATCGGCGATGTGCTGGCCGTCTTCGGCCGATTGAACGGCCTGGTGAATAACGCCTCGGCGTTCTACCCCACGCCCATCGGACACACCACGCAGGCGCAATGGGATGACCTGTTCGCGGCGAACGCACGCGCCCCTTTCTTTCTTTCGCAGGCTGCCGCGCCCGCGTTACGCGAAGCGAAGGGCGCCATCGTCAATATCGTCGATATCTACGCTGAGCGGCCGCTCGCCGGGCACACGGTGTACGTGATGGCAAAGGCAGCCCTGGCGATGCTGACGCAATCACTGGCGAAGGAGCTGGCGCCCGAGGTGCGCGTGAACGCCGTGGCACCGGGGGCGATTCTCTGGCCTGAATCAGGCAAGCCGGAAGAAGCGGCCGAGGCGTTGATTGCCAAGACGCCGCTGGCACGCAAAGGGGAGCCGGAAGACGTTGCCGAGGCGGTGCGCTGGTTGATGCTGGATGCGCATTACACCACCGGGCAGGTGATTCACGTGGATGGTGGGCGTACGTTGACTATTTGA
- a CDS encoding DUF6159 family protein, whose translation MGKFARSWALMKSSANILRQDKELMLFPLFAGIASLIVIASFAWPVFSLYQGHRTGLEDGGRHVSPVFLAVSFLFYFVQYGVVIFFNTALASAAFIRLDGGNPTLNDGLRSAWSKLPAIVGYALISATVGMILRAIQERAGFIGRIVAGLLGVGWTVATFLVVPVLAAQNVGPVDAVKDSASLVKRTWGENIIGNAGIGLAGGILTFCVMLVSILLFVGAVSTGSVALMVLVGAVGIIALVALSLFQNAMHGVYAAALYRYAEYGDPGEGFDRALLESAFRQKK comes from the coding sequence ATGGGCAAGTTCGCACGCAGTTGGGCGCTGATGAAATCCAGCGCCAACATCCTCCGCCAGGACAAGGAGCTGATGCTGTTTCCGCTCTTTGCGGGCATCGCATCGCTGATCGTCATCGCCTCGTTCGCGTGGCCAGTGTTCTCGCTGTACCAGGGCCACCGCACTGGCCTGGAAGATGGCGGCCGGCACGTGTCGCCGGTGTTCCTCGCGGTGTCGTTCCTGTTCTATTTCGTGCAGTACGGCGTGGTGATCTTCTTCAACACGGCGCTGGCATCGGCCGCGTTCATTCGCCTGGATGGCGGCAACCCCACGCTCAATGACGGCCTTCGTTCCGCGTGGAGCAAGCTGCCGGCGATCGTCGGCTACGCCCTGATTTCCGCGACGGTGGGCATGATCCTGCGCGCCATCCAGGAACGCGCCGGCTTCATCGGCCGCATCGTGGCCGGCCTGCTCGGCGTGGGCTGGACGGTCGCCACGTTCCTGGTCGTGCCGGTGCTCGCCGCGCAGAACGTCGGCCCGGTCGATGCGGTAAAGGACAGCGCCTCGCTGGTGAAGCGCACCTGGGGCGAGAACATCATCGGCAACGCCGGTATCGGCCTCGCCGGTGGCATCCTCACCTTCTGCGTCATGCTGGTCAGCATCCTGCTGTTCGTCGGCGCGGTGTCCACCGGTTCGGTGGCGCTGATGGTCCTGGTCGGTGCGGTGGGCATCATCGCCCTGGTGGCCCTGAGCCTGTTCCAGAACGCGATGCACGGCGTGTACGCCGCCGCCCTCTACCGTTACGCCGAATACGGCGACCCGGGTGAAGGGTTCGACCGCGCCCTGCTTGAAAGCGCATTCCGCCAGAAGAAGTAA
- the folK gene encoding 2-amino-4-hydroxy-6-hydroxymethyldihydropteridine diphosphokinase, whose translation MGRAYLSLGSNIDAPRWLAAAVGELRARFGELAVSPVYRSAAVGFDGPDFFNLAVGLDSDLGPEALNDWLHALEDRHGRVRGGDRYASRTLDVDIVLYDDLVLSGKGHLQLPRGELRHAFVLKPMADIAPEVRHPVTGQTMAALWAAFPAGEEPLTEAPMPL comes from the coding sequence ATGGGTCGCGCTTACCTCAGCCTCGGTTCGAATATCGATGCGCCACGCTGGCTCGCCGCCGCCGTGGGTGAGCTGCGGGCGCGTTTCGGCGAACTGGCTGTTTCGCCGGTATATCGCAGTGCTGCCGTCGGCTTCGACGGCCCCGATTTCTTCAACCTGGCCGTCGGCCTGGACAGTGACCTGGGGCCGGAAGCGCTGAACGACTGGCTGCATGCCCTGGAAGACCGCCACGGCCGGGTCCGCGGCGGCGACCGCTACGCCAGCCGCACGCTGGACGTCGACATCGTGCTTTACGACGACCTGGTGCTGAGTGGGAAGGGGCACCTGCAGCTGCCGCGTGGTGAGTTGCGTCATGCGTTCGTCCTGAAACCCATGGCTGACATTGCCCCGGAGGTTCGGCACCCGGTGACCGGGCAGACCATGGCCGCCCTTTGGGCCGCGTTTCCGGCGGGCGAAGAACCCCTCACCGAAGCACCGATGCCCTTGTAG
- a CDS encoding mechanosensitive ion channel family protein yields MDDMFTVIELKRAGAIAGLFVVAWLVGLVGRVFLHRVVRVATRHTAWRWDDALYEFGAFRWLARMLPAIVVYYGIVLFLEVKGDDGLAGFIRDVAVCWMIVCVIAAIGRALIAFESLYSATPAGKRSIKGVVQLLQLVLWIVAVVVVITRLTHQNVALLLSGIGAMSAVLLLVFKDTILGFVAGIQLSTNDMLRVGDWITMTSAGVDGDVIDITLHTVKVRNFDRTIVTVPTWRLISESFQNWRGMSDSGGRRIKRELFVDAACVRFLEEGEIERFAKIHLLAAYLKQKREDIQRWNDALGEPGKLPANRRRQTNIGAYRAYAEAYIKAHPDVHDAMTRMVRMRDPGPQGIPLEVYCFTNTVVWLDYERIQADIFDHLIAILPEFGLRPFQQPSGGDVREGFGALRDIPALED; encoded by the coding sequence ATGGACGACATGTTCACCGTGATTGAGTTGAAGCGTGCGGGCGCGATCGCTGGCCTGTTCGTTGTCGCCTGGCTGGTTGGCCTTGTCGGCCGGGTGTTCCTGCACCGCGTGGTGCGCGTCGCGACGCGCCACACCGCGTGGCGCTGGGATGACGCGTTGTATGAATTCGGCGCGTTCCGTTGGCTGGCGCGCATGTTGCCCGCCATTGTCGTGTACTACGGCATCGTGTTGTTCCTCGAGGTAAAGGGGGATGACGGCCTCGCCGGTTTCATCCGCGATGTCGCCGTGTGCTGGATGATCGTATGCGTCATTGCTGCCATCGGTCGCGCATTAATCGCGTTTGAATCGCTGTACAGCGCGACGCCGGCTGGCAAGCGATCGATCAAGGGCGTGGTCCAGCTGTTGCAACTGGTGTTGTGGATCGTGGCCGTGGTCGTCGTCATCACCCGGCTTACCCACCAGAACGTCGCATTGCTTCTCTCGGGCATCGGCGCCATGTCGGCCGTTCTGCTGCTGGTGTTCAAGGACACCATCCTCGGTTTCGTCGCGGGCATCCAGCTCAGTACCAACGACATGCTCCGCGTTGGCGACTGGATCACCATGACCTCCGCCGGCGTGGATGGCGATGTCATCGATATCACCTTGCACACGGTGAAGGTGCGTAACTTCGATCGCACCATTGTCACCGTTCCAACGTGGCGGCTCATCTCCGAATCGTTCCAGAACTGGCGCGGCATGTCGGATTCCGGTGGCCGCCGAATCAAGCGCGAGCTGTTCGTCGATGCGGCCTGCGTACGGTTCCTGGAGGAAGGCGAGATCGAGCGTTTTGCGAAGATCCACCTGCTCGCCGCGTACCTGAAGCAGAAGCGCGAAGACATCCAGCGCTGGAACGACGCCCTGGGCGAGCCAGGCAAGCTGCCTGCGAACCGCCGTCGCCAGACCAATATCGGAGCGTATCGCGCCTACGCCGAGGCGTACATCAAGGCGCACCCGGATGTGCACGACGCGATGACCCGCATGGTGCGCATGCGCGATCCCGGCCCGCAAGGGATCCCGCTCGAGGTCTACTGCTTTACCAACACCGTGGTGTGGCTGGATTACGAACGCATCCAGGCCGATATTTTCGATCACCTCATCGCCATCCTGCCGGAGTTCGGCCTGCGGCCGTTCCAGCAACCCTCGGGCGGCGACGTGCGCGAAGGCTTCGGTGCGTTGCGCGACATCCCTGCATTGGAGGATTGA
- the folB gene encoding dihydroneopterin aldolase → MDIVFIEDLRIEAVIGIYDWERRIRQTLSFDLEMAFDNRRPAATDDINDTLNYKSISKRLQAYVESSSFGLVETLAERCAEIIREEFGVAWVRLKLSKPGAVRGARAVGVRIERGTRPA, encoded by the coding sequence ATGGATATCGTCTTCATCGAAGACCTGCGCATCGAAGCGGTCATCGGCATCTACGACTGGGAGCGCCGGATCCGGCAGACGCTGTCGTTCGACCTGGAGATGGCGTTCGATAACCGTCGCCCGGCAGCGACCGACGACATCAATGACACCCTGAACTACAAGTCGATCTCCAAGCGGCTGCAGGCGTATGTCGAATCATCCAGTTTTGGCCTGGTCGAAACGCTGGCCGAGCGTTGCGCCGAAATCATCCGCGAGGAGTTCGGCGTCGCGTGGGTGCGCTTGAAACTTTCCAAGCCGGGCGCCGTACGTGGCGCCCGTGCAGTCGGCGTGCGCATCGAGCGCGGCACGCGGCCGGCCTGA
- the tsaD gene encoding tRNA (adenosine(37)-N6)-threonylcarbamoyltransferase complex transferase subunit TsaD encodes MLGVETSCDETGVALLRWDPENPGRGLLSHALFSQIKLHAEYGGVVPELASRDHVRKLVPLVRQALKDAGLTPADLGGVAYTAGPGLVGALLVGASAARAMAWALGVPAIGVHHMEGHLLAPLLEDDPPEPPFVALLVSGGHSMLVEVKAIGEYRILGDTLDDAAGEAFDKTAKLMGLPYPGGPALAKLAEQGTPGKFRFSRPMVDRPGLDFSFSGLKTQVLLAWQASDKSEQTRADIARGFEEAIVDTLAIKCRRALEATGAKRLVIAGGVGANKRLREQLAEAGAKDGFRVYFPRLQFCTDNGAMIALAGAIRLAAGQHQDDTIEVFPRWSLETLPPAA; translated from the coding sequence GTGTTAGGCGTCGAGACCTCCTGTGATGAAACAGGGGTGGCCCTGCTGCGCTGGGACCCGGAAAATCCGGGCCGCGGCCTGCTTTCCCATGCCCTGTTCAGCCAGATCAAGCTGCACGCGGAATACGGCGGCGTGGTGCCCGAACTGGCCAGCCGCGACCACGTGCGCAAGCTGGTACCCCTTGTGCGCCAAGCCCTCAAGGATGCTGGCCTGACCCCGGCCGACCTGGGCGGCGTGGCCTATACGGCCGGCCCCGGCCTGGTCGGTGCCCTGCTGGTAGGTGCCTCGGCGGCCCGAGCCATGGCCTGGGCCCTGGGTGTGCCGGCCATCGGCGTGCACCACATGGAAGGCCACCTCCTGGCGCCGCTACTCGAGGATGACCCGCCGGAGCCGCCGTTCGTGGCCCTGCTGGTTTCCGGCGGCCATTCCATGCTGGTCGAGGTGAAGGCGATCGGTGAGTACCGGATCCTGGGCGATACCCTGGATGACGCCGCTGGCGAGGCCTTCGACAAGACGGCCAAGCTGATGGGCCTGCCATACCCTGGCGGCCCCGCCCTGGCGAAGCTGGCCGAGCAGGGCACGCCCGGCAAATTCCGCTTCTCACGGCCGATGGTCGACCGGCCCGGCCTGGATTTCAGCTTCTCGGGCCTCAAGACCCAGGTCTTGCTGGCTTGGCAGGCCTCCGATAAGTCGGAGCAGACCCGGGCTGACATTGCGCGTGGGTTCGAGGAAGCCATTGTCGATACCCTGGCGATCAAGTGCCGGCGCGCCCTCGAGGCTACCGGCGCGAAGCGCCTGGTGATCGCCGGCGGCGTGGGCGCCAACAAGCGGTTGCGCGAGCAGCTCGCCGAAGCGGGCGCGAAGGACGGGTTCCGCGTTTACTTCCCGCGCCTGCAGTTCTGCACCGATAACGGCGCGATGATCGCCCTGGCCGGTGCGATCCGCCTCGCTGCCGGGCAGCACCAGGACGACACCATTGAGGTGTTCCCCCGGTGGAGCCTGGAAACCCTCCCGCCTGCCGCGTAA
- the rpsU gene encoding 30S ribosomal protein S21 yields the protein MPSVKVRENEPFELALRRFKRTCEKAGVLAETRKREFYEKPTQERKRKRAAAVKRHLRRLSRDTTRRTRMY from the coding sequence ATGCCGAGCGTTAAAGTCCGCGAGAACGAGCCGTTTGAGCTTGCCCTCCGCCGCTTCAAGCGTACGTGCGAAAAGGCTGGCGTGCTGGCCGAAACGCGCAAGCGCGAATTTTACGAAAAGCCGACCCAGGAGCGTAAGCGCAAGCGCGCTGCTGCTGTGAAGCGCCACCTGCGCCGTCTGTCCCGCGACACGACGCGCCGGACCCGCATGTACTGA
- a CDS encoding GatB/YqeY domain-containing protein, translating into MSLKAKITEDMKAAMKGGEKDRLAVIRLVQAQIKQREVDERIELDDTQVLAVLEKMQKQRRDSIEQYDKAGRDDLASVERYEMTVIDAYLPTKLSDAELDALVDAAVAESGATSARDMGKVVALVKEKAAGRADMGAVAGKVKAKLT; encoded by the coding sequence ATGAGCCTCAAGGCCAAGATCACCGAAGACATGAAGGCCGCCATGAAGGGCGGCGAGAAGGACCGGCTGGCGGTCATCCGCCTGGTCCAGGCCCAGATCAAGCAGCGCGAGGTGGATGAACGGATCGAGCTCGACGACACGCAGGTCCTGGCCGTCCTCGAAAAGATGCAGAAGCAGCGCCGCGACTCGATCGAGCAGTACGACAAGGCCGGCCGCGACGACCTGGCCTCGGTCGAGCGCTACGAGATGACCGTGATCGACGCCTACCTGCCGACCAAGCTCAGCGACGCCGAGCTGGACGCCCTGGTCGATGCCGCCGTGGCCGAATCCGGCGCCACCTCGGCCCGCGACATGGGCAAGGTCGTAGCCCTGGTCAAGGAAAAGGCCGCCGGCCGCGCCGACATGGGCGCCGTGGCAGGCAAGGTCAAAGCCAAGCTGACCTGA
- a CDS encoding DUF1328 domain-containing protein: MLKYAIIFGLIALVTGALGFSKVSGIAATIAKVCFAIFLILFVIAILAVIGVFKMAF; this comes from the coding sequence ATGCTTAAGTACGCCATCATTTTTGGCCTCATCGCCCTGGTCACGGGCGCCCTGGGCTTCAGCAAGGTCTCGGGTATTGCCGCGACCATTGCCAAGGTCTGCTTCGCCATCTTCCTGATCCTGTTCGTGATCGCCATCCTCGCCGTCATCGGCGTGTTCAAAATGGCGTTCTGA